One genomic window of Leptospira paudalimensis includes the following:
- the hpt gene encoding hypoxanthine phosphoribosyltransferase translates to MKPLYSEERIHHRVEELAREISRDFLSKDLVVIGILNGGFIFTADLCRDILIPHEVDFMAASSYGDGTSSGDLKITKQLKKSVQNKSILLVEDIVDTGKTLEYLLTEVQKQNPKDLKVAALFWKQKKANPHIIVDYPGFIIEDEFLVGYGLDYQGKYRNLPYVAKLEGTE, encoded by the coding sequence ATGAAACCACTCTATTCAGAAGAACGAATCCATCACCGTGTCGAAGAATTGGCACGGGAAATTTCTAGAGATTTTTTAAGCAAAGACCTGGTTGTCATTGGAATTCTCAATGGAGGGTTCATTTTTACCGCGGATCTTTGTCGTGACATTCTGATCCCACATGAAGTAGACTTTATGGCCGCGTCATCCTACGGGGACGGAACTTCTTCTGGAGACTTAAAAATCACCAAACAACTCAAAAAATCAGTTCAAAACAAATCAATTTTGTTAGTGGAGGACATCGTCGATACAGGAAAAACATTAGAATATTTACTCACAGAAGTCCAAAAACAAAATCCAAAAGATCTAAAAGTAGCAGCACTCTTTTGGAAACAAAAAAAGGCAAATCCACATATCATTGTGGATTATCCAGGTTTTATCATTGAGGATGAATTCCTGGTTGGTTATGGATTAGATTACCAAGGGAAATATAGAAATTTACCGTATGTTGCGAAGTTAGAGGGAACTGAGTGA
- a CDS encoding sulfatase yields MRKILTFAPILCFCLIQCLNKSESRFPVDLVLELKNAKSKFKIGTDNRTYHWKKNPGRQSGLPLSRKWENTQITFNTNKEIFLNHSLDAIYFPPGQEYQFTLPKGKYKFSSLVGLLGEKEFQPSVSGKLKLYTQSQILEEWDFTGAAKEQWNKKETLVTLEGDLRLVWESKDSDLYIGEPLLYPWEWLDTLVSAQKPKSVILIVIDSARKDFIGAYGFRHSVTPNIDQMAKESVFFENPFANGNWTKPSMMSFFHSEYSSNLGLGNSWFSTKPYQRKVYYGKKRDNLAKTFREAGYYSKTIMNNVFFLDYTTVGLDLGFHNSYQVGMDIVDTEILTNHAIEFVTEKKDIPYFLHFNLNTPHASYSPPPEDMKVVRSIIPDSEFFRYESPVQRYLGEMHYTDREIGRLVRKLKELGTYDETMIIVTGDHGELFSPEHDYSYHFIMQTRFGHGETHYDEEINVPYFIKLPKSIVDNIGKNSQIRISGQSSLLSLAPTILGFLDLLPKNSTYQGVDYASCIRNSTPCPKETYIYTEGRMSESVRTENYKYIRRYPGFTTVRRTSAGEPHTMAEELYDLKQDPKELRNLSLGTEGEILLQQARADFRNENFLKRNGLRIWIPPCEETVCRDFMSMSVQGSVYDWVAPPTVQIASGSAKTISVTKESKDRKGSNASSKEPKQDLSEEIILRTVNPELGAYFQFTRNGKTIPVRFGKYGLEFQKSMTHIEDLIVSERQPDGLYASPLPWVYNDGAFSGSGESEVQKEMGKEVKKILETWGYIHE; encoded by the coding sequence ATGCGAAAGATCCTAACCTTCGCCCCCATCCTTTGTTTTTGTCTCATTCAGTGTTTGAACAAATCGGAATCCCGTTTCCCAGTGGATTTGGTTTTGGAATTAAAAAATGCTAAGTCCAAATTCAAAATCGGAACAGACAATCGCACATACCATTGGAAAAAAAATCCAGGTAGGCAAAGTGGCCTTCCTCTTTCTCGAAAATGGGAAAATACGCAAATCACCTTCAATACAAACAAAGAGATTTTTTTAAACCATTCCCTTGATGCCATTTATTTCCCACCAGGCCAAGAATACCAATTTACCCTTCCAAAAGGGAAATACAAATTTTCATCACTTGTTGGTTTGTTAGGCGAAAAAGAATTCCAACCCTCTGTCTCCGGAAAATTGAAATTATATACCCAGTCCCAAATCCTCGAAGAATGGGATTTTACTGGCGCCGCTAAAGAACAATGGAATAAGAAGGAAACGTTAGTTACACTCGAAGGTGATTTACGTCTCGTTTGGGAAAGTAAAGATAGTGATTTGTATATCGGCGAACCTTTGTTATACCCATGGGAATGGTTAGATACACTGGTTTCCGCTCAAAAACCTAAGTCTGTAATTCTCATTGTCATTGACTCTGCAAGGAAGGATTTTATTGGAGCATACGGATTTCGCCATTCCGTAACTCCTAACATTGACCAGATGGCAAAAGAATCAGTGTTTTTTGAAAATCCTTTTGCCAATGGAAATTGGACAAAACCTTCCATGATGTCTTTTTTCCATTCCGAATATTCATCTAACCTTGGTTTGGGGAATTCATGGTTTTCGACAAAACCATACCAACGAAAAGTGTATTACGGTAAAAAAAGAGATAATTTAGCAAAAACCTTTCGGGAAGCTGGTTATTATTCAAAGACCATTATGAATAATGTTTTCTTTTTGGATTATACAACTGTGGGTTTGGATTTGGGGTTTCACAATTCCTACCAAGTAGGGATGGACATTGTGGATACAGAAATTCTCACAAACCATGCGATTGAGTTTGTGACTGAAAAAAAAGACATCCCATATTTTTTGCACTTTAATTTGAACACTCCACATGCATCCTATTCACCTCCTCCAGAAGATATGAAGGTAGTGAGAAGTATTATCCCTGATTCGGAATTTTTTCGATATGAATCTCCCGTGCAACGTTACTTAGGTGAAATGCATTATACGGACAGGGAAATTGGCAGGTTAGTAAGAAAATTGAAAGAACTTGGAACCTATGATGAAACGATGATCATTGTAACTGGGGACCACGGGGAACTCTTTAGTCCAGAACATGATTATAGTTACCACTTCATCATGCAAACAAGGTTTGGCCATGGGGAAACTCATTATGATGAAGAAATCAATGTGCCATATTTTATCAAACTGCCTAAGTCCATTGTCGATAACATAGGAAAGAACTCACAAATTCGAATTTCAGGCCAGTCTTCTCTATTATCATTAGCACCTACCATATTAGGATTTTTGGATTTATTGCCTAAAAATTCGACTTACCAAGGTGTCGATTATGCATCATGCATTCGAAACTCGACTCCTTGTCCCAAGGAGACCTATATTTATACAGAGGGACGAATGTCAGAATCTGTTAGAACTGAGAATTATAAATACATTCGCAGGTATCCTGGATTTACGACTGTTAGGCGAACTTCCGCAGGTGAACCTCATACCATGGCAGAAGAACTTTACGACTTAAAACAAGATCCTAAGGAGTTACGAAACTTAAGTCTTGGAACAGAAGGGGAAATTCTTTTGCAACAAGCAAGGGCGGACTTCCGTAATGAAAATTTTCTCAAACGGAATGGACTTCGGATTTGGATCCCTCCTTGTGAGGAAACTGTCTGTCGTGATTTTATGTCAATGAGTGTACAAGGTTCTGTTTATGATTGGGTTGCACCTCCGACAGTGCAAATCGCTTCTGGTTCTGCCAAAACAATTTCCGTAACAAAAGAATCGAAGGATCGTAAGGGTTCCAATGCCTCATCCAAAGAACCAAAACAAGATCTGTCTGAAGAAATCATTCTGAGGACAGTGAACCCCGAACTCGGTGCCTACTTCCAATTCACACGGAATGGAAAAACGATCCCTGTTCGTTTTGGAAAGTATGGATTGGAATTCCAAAAGTCAATGACTCATATCGAAGACTTAATCGTATCGGAACGACAACCTGATGGTCTGTACGCATCACCACTTCCATGGGTTTACAACGATGGAGCTTTCAGTGGATCAGGTGAGTCGGAAGTACAAAAAGAGATGGGAAAGGAAGTGAAAAAAATATTAGAAACCTGGGGATACATTCACGAATAA
- a CDS encoding lysophospholipid acyltransferase family protein, whose amino-acid sequence MKDTFIAPRFEFPVALGLDLGFPILTKLLFNLDGVVISKEDELRLKETKDKRVVYLFNQPTDMESIIAYQVANSIGTRFHYMASRSIFNWGFGIVGELIKRVGAFSVLHGSSNRKMIRTTKQILSENGGKLVMYPEGIMSGENDNLVSFLPSTAQLIYWGLEEAKKKDPHAELFLQPTFVKYKISGTRDSILKDIETSLSRIERKLKLYPGGRTVLRRFLTVGRVMLEETEFELGIPKSEINGKDFDYRLGRARHTALNLAGQILHIKFQDSDNAIQKIRILFHALDRIDAGIPLESTPKHLTDQNIRRAKQLVETAYAFLITQPKNLIQWPSAERLMEWICSFERHIFGKSEMRAKKAYVYASRSIPLAPYFEKYKTNKKDSYHLLLGDIRKEMEKLMERGKKESEPLVPPYSVGLDLQIG is encoded by the coding sequence ATGAAAGATACTTTTATCGCTCCTCGTTTTGAATTTCCTGTTGCTTTGGGATTGGATTTGGGTTTTCCCATTCTCACAAAACTTTTGTTTAACTTAGATGGAGTGGTGATTTCCAAAGAAGATGAACTTCGTCTGAAAGAAACAAAAGACAAACGAGTTGTGTATCTTTTTAACCAACCCACGGATATGGAATCCATCATCGCTTACCAAGTTGCCAATTCAATTGGAACAAGATTTCATTATATGGCATCACGTAGTATTTTCAATTGGGGATTTGGAATTGTTGGTGAACTCATCAAACGTGTTGGAGCATTTTCTGTATTACATGGAAGTTCCAATCGAAAGATGATTCGAACCACCAAACAAATATTATCCGAAAATGGCGGAAAACTTGTTATGTATCCTGAAGGGATCATGTCAGGAGAAAATGATAATTTGGTTTCCTTTTTACCGAGTACAGCACAACTCATATATTGGGGATTGGAAGAAGCCAAAAAAAAAGATCCACATGCTGAACTTTTTTTACAACCAACCTTTGTGAAATATAAAATTTCCGGCACACGAGATTCCATCTTAAAAGACATTGAAACATCTTTATCACGGATCGAACGTAAGTTAAAATTATACCCAGGTGGGAGGACGGTTCTTCGCAGATTTTTGACTGTGGGTCGTGTAATGTTAGAAGAAACGGAATTTGAACTTGGGATCCCAAAATCAGAAATCAATGGAAAGGATTTTGACTATCGATTGGGAAGGGCAAGGCACACTGCTCTGAACTTGGCAGGCCAAATTTTACATATCAAATTCCAAGATTCAGACAATGCCATCCAAAAGATCCGAATTTTATTCCATGCTTTGGACCGAATTGATGCGGGCATTCCATTGGAATCTACCCCAAAACACCTAACGGATCAAAATATCCGCCGAGCCAAACAATTGGTAGAGACTGCCTATGCATTTCTCATCACCCAGCCCAAAAATCTCATCCAATGGCCATCTGCAGAACGACTCATGGAGTGGATATGTAGTTTTGAAAGGCATATATTCGGAAAATCAGAAATGAGAGCCAAAAAAGCGTATGTTTACGCATCACGTTCCATTCCGCTTGCTCCTTATTTTGAAAAATACAAAACAAACAAAAAAGATAGTTATCATTTGTTGCTTGGTGATATCAGAAAGGAAATGGAAAAACTGATGGAACGTGGAAAAAAGGAAAGTGAACCTTTGGTTCCACCTTATTCAGTAGGACTTGATTTACAAATTGGTTAA
- a CDS encoding alpha/beta hydrolase, whose protein sequence is MSNWEQAYSRVESTFLNKDGGKIYYQIYRPKSGVKRVLVVHHGIGEHGGRYNFLLEAMAERNYAIYLIDCRGHGKSDGRRGVITHFSDFFADLKQLIDIAKQNEGVSKVTLLGHSMGAAVTFLYTATDNYQNDLDAYICSALPIKVKTDLVMDIKKAAGGFLAKALPTLTIPTGLNVNLISRDKSIVDAYVKDPLVHGNVCTYLGDYLLNCYTLALESAEKIKVPIYMFHGKEDQIALPEGTVDAFERVASKDKTMRLFDDLYHETMNELPKDRALVFKELVAWIDKH, encoded by the coding sequence ATGAGTAATTGGGAACAAGCCTACTCCCGCGTGGAGTCTACCTTTCTAAACAAAGATGGTGGTAAAATTTATTACCAGATCTACCGACCTAAGTCAGGAGTCAAACGTGTGCTCGTTGTCCACCATGGGATTGGGGAACACGGCGGACGTTACAATTTTTTGTTAGAAGCAATGGCGGAACGTAATTATGCCATTTACCTCATCGACTGCCGAGGCCATGGTAAATCCGATGGACGCCGAGGTGTCATTACCCATTTTTCTGATTTTTTTGCAGACTTAAAACAACTCATTGATATCGCCAAACAAAACGAAGGTGTCAGTAAAGTTACCTTACTTGGACACTCAATGGGTGCTGCGGTTACGTTTCTTTATACAGCGACTGACAACTACCAAAATGATTTGGATGCTTACATTTGTAGCGCCCTTCCCATCAAAGTCAAAACTGACCTTGTGATGGACATTAAAAAAGCAGCAGGTGGTTTTTTAGCAAAAGCTTTGCCAACTCTCACCATCCCAACGGGACTCAATGTGAACCTCATTTCACGTGACAAATCAATTGTGGATGCCTATGTCAAAGACCCACTCGTACATGGAAATGTATGTACGTATCTTGGTGATTACCTTCTTAACTGTTACACACTTGCTTTGGAATCTGCAGAGAAAATCAAAGTTCCAATCTATATGTTCCATGGAAAAGAAGATCAAATTGCTCTTCCAGAAGGAACTGTGGATGCATTTGAACGTGTCGCCTCAAAAGACAAAACCATGAGACTTTTTGATGATTTATACCATGAAACCATGAACGAACTTCCTAAAGACAGAGCTCTCGTCTTTAAAGAGTTAGTTGCATGGATCGACAAACACTAA
- a CDS encoding OmpA family protein, translating to MKTKGHSILICFVTILPFLELFAGPPEKTQFQWKWTNNQVLELNEYHDVFFRVGTKTVEREDKNRVVMKTKQCSHDSCLVNAWFDTYMRYGKTSGPFWKDKEFLSDFTLFRNGRYEVPNEFIMPNLRSFPSFPENAVSVSDVWKLPAEESFDFSSERIRVKVTPEYTFQGIFPWKEGNYSGNCEKITYTYPIFYTKSESDKMAPNVPYKIFGFATGTVFFNATKGVPEFKEVKLSYTFIYPNGTVQEANFHIKGVYFLRNQVNAKDKESIREDILNDLIVGYTKDGYPNGVPTGPSYRPGNQNPDPNSLSTPVTESEDPNKIADQLPVKVRTSEDGIVFSLDSILFDFNDSKLKPDAESAVAKIAEILKKYPDREIRVSGHTDNIGKKEYNQKLSEERAKSVLHSLVDNYKMDEKQISFRGYADDLPIVPNDSEENRHKNRRVEITLVLD from the coding sequence GTGAAGACCAAAGGCCATTCGATCCTCATTTGTTTTGTAACAATCCTACCATTCTTGGAATTGTTTGCAGGCCCGCCTGAAAAAACCCAGTTCCAGTGGAAATGGACCAATAACCAAGTATTGGAACTGAATGAATACCATGATGTTTTCTTTCGTGTAGGAACAAAAACCGTTGAACGAGAAGATAAAAACCGAGTTGTGATGAAAACCAAACAATGTTCGCATGACTCTTGTTTGGTGAATGCTTGGTTTGATACTTATATGAGGTATGGTAAAACTTCAGGTCCATTTTGGAAGGACAAAGAATTTTTATCCGATTTTACACTCTTTCGAAATGGTCGTTATGAAGTACCAAACGAATTTATCATGCCAAACCTTCGTAGTTTTCCTTCCTTCCCTGAAAATGCGGTTTCCGTATCCGATGTTTGGAAATTACCTGCAGAAGAGTCCTTTGACTTTTCTAGTGAACGTATCCGAGTCAAAGTCACACCCGAATATACCTTCCAAGGAATTTTTCCATGGAAAGAAGGGAACTATTCAGGTAATTGTGAAAAAATCACTTACACTTACCCTATTTTTTATACAAAATCTGAATCAGATAAGATGGCACCTAACGTTCCTTATAAGATATTTGGTTTTGCAACAGGAACTGTTTTTTTCAATGCAACCAAAGGTGTGCCTGAATTCAAAGAAGTTAAACTTTCTTATACCTTCATATATCCAAATGGCACAGTCCAAGAAGCAAACTTTCATATCAAAGGAGTTTATTTTTTACGGAACCAAGTGAATGCAAAAGATAAAGAGTCCATTCGCGAAGATATCCTAAATGATTTGATTGTAGGTTATACAAAAGATGGATACCCAAATGGTGTTCCAACTGGACCTTCGTATCGACCAGGGAATCAAAATCCAGATCCAAATTCTCTTTCCACTCCCGTTACGGAAAGTGAAGACCCAAACAAAATTGCAGACCAATTGCCTGTAAAAGTGCGTACTTCGGAAGATGGGATCGTGTTTTCATTGGATTCCATTTTATTTGATTTTAATGATAGCAAATTAAAACCAGATGCAGAATCCGCAGTTGCCAAAATTGCAGAAATTTTAAAAAAATACCCCGATCGTGAAATCAGAGTTTCTGGTCACACGGACAATATTGGAAAAAAAGAGTACAATCAAAAATTATCTGAGGAGAGGGCAAAGTCCGTTTTACATTCATTAGTTGATAATTACAAAATGGATGAAAAACAAATTTCTTTTCGAGGGTATGCCGATGATTTACCTATTGTTCCAAACGACTCAGAAGAAAATCGTCACAAAAACAGAAGGGTAGAAATCACACTCGTTCTCGATTAA
- a CDS encoding adenylate/guanylate cyclase domain-containing protein: MKDAIVKQKFDTLKSFPTIKHEILKIAENFVHHSDDWKLLRVNPLKFATDHKLDENDSVDFFVHAAKVGLFDFAYNLICPMCGGIVHSHHKLDEIEGKEFHCVSCNIVVPTLLDDQVEVAFQIHPSLQNHQIDPFVDVTNYFRYFFSENFDKSTELKDWIQSSIKDYTKLIPDGSYSFEYDAKYGELQGHLIQFVSIDRNTMCLFSVDPNLPPNNQSYLVDLMESGMKPNMVTIPAGHHHFTIHNRTRFTVGLNVLTPNPKEIERIANSYPTIRHQFLTAKMLLNNQSFRDLFRIQKLSPDLNLNVKSLTIMFTDLKGSTEMYDTAGDIFAYKLVQEHFRILTEIVRKYKGAIVKTMGDAIMATFSTPTEGLLAALEMMRRIELMNLEWKKEGYEIGLKVGLNEGSALAVVNDERLDYFGQSVNIAARVQGLAKSGEVWLSESVWNATGPEDLVKQHGYYFRKQKATLKGVGTPVPVFQLSRNQIKAPSKWKLLFNKG; this comes from the coding sequence GTGAAAGATGCAATTGTAAAACAAAAATTTGATACACTCAAATCGTTTCCAACAATCAAACATGAAATTTTAAAAATAGCAGAAAATTTTGTTCACCATTCCGATGATTGGAAATTACTGAGAGTGAATCCTCTCAAATTTGCCACAGATCATAAGTTAGACGAAAACGATTCCGTAGATTTTTTTGTACATGCTGCAAAGGTTGGATTATTCGATTTTGCTTATAATTTGATTTGCCCAATGTGTGGTGGAATTGTTCACAGCCATCACAAATTAGATGAAATCGAAGGAAAAGAATTTCATTGTGTATCTTGTAATATCGTTGTTCCAACTCTTCTAGATGACCAAGTAGAAGTTGCCTTTCAAATCCATCCATCGTTACAAAATCATCAAATTGATCCCTTTGTTGATGTTACAAATTACTTTCGTTATTTTTTTTCCGAAAATTTTGATAAATCAACTGAACTAAAAGACTGGATCCAATCTTCAATCAAAGACTATACGAAACTAATCCCTGATGGATCCTATAGTTTTGAATATGATGCAAAGTATGGTGAACTCCAAGGTCATCTCATTCAATTTGTAAGCATCGACAGAAACACAATGTGTTTATTTTCTGTTGATCCCAATTTACCACCTAACAATCAATCTTACTTGGTTGACTTAATGGAAAGTGGTATGAAACCAAATATGGTAACTATTCCCGCTGGCCATCACCATTTTACGATCCATAACCGCACTCGGTTTACAGTGGGACTCAATGTATTAACACCCAATCCTAAAGAAATTGAAAGGATTGCCAATTCCTACCCAACCATTCGGCATCAGTTTCTCACAGCGAAGATGTTACTTAATAACCAGTCCTTTCGGGATTTGTTTCGTATCCAAAAACTTTCACCAGATTTAAACTTGAATGTGAAATCACTGACGATCATGTTCACAGACTTAAAAGGTTCTACAGAAATGTATGACACAGCAGGTGACATCTTTGCCTATAAATTGGTTCAGGAACATTTTCGTATCCTAACAGAGATTGTGCGAAAGTACAAAGGTGCCATTGTTAAAACCATGGGAGATGCCATCATGGCAACTTTTTCCACTCCTACAGAAGGACTATTAGCAGCCCTTGAAATGATGCGGCGCATTGAATTGATGAACCTAGAATGGAAAAAAGAAGGTTATGAAATTGGGCTGAAAGTAGGCCTCAATGAAGGTTCTGCTTTAGCAGTCGTGAATGATGAACGACTCGATTACTTTGGCCAATCAGTGAATATTGCAGCTCGTGTCCAAGGACTTGCAAAATCAGGAGAAGTCTGGTTAAGCGAATCGGTTTGGAATGCTACAGGACCGGAAGATTTAGTCAAACAACATGGTTATTACTTTCGCAAACAAAAGGCAACCTTAAAGGGTGTAGGCACACCCGTTCCAGTTTTCCAATTAAGTCGAAATCAAATAAAAGCACCTTCCAAGTGGAAACTCCTTTTTAACAAAGGATAA
- a CDS encoding SixA phosphatase family protein, with the protein MKHIYLLRHAKSEWDEPYDTDLDRSLSRRGRIQSKALRDYLKESRFEFDQCLVSPAERTLKTYSSLRKEILRFPKPEISEKLYDADKEDLMFVLHGLSSSTRSVCLVGHNPSLEAFGSALVLGDKEQSLFHKFPTASFLGLSFSDDSWKNLSWGSCQLVVFWIPGQIGKE; encoded by the coding sequence ATGAAACATATCTATTTACTCAGGCATGCTAAGTCTGAATGGGATGAACCTTACGATACGGACTTAGATCGATCTTTGTCCAGAAGAGGTCGAATCCAATCAAAAGCACTACGTGACTATTTAAAAGAAAGTCGATTTGAGTTTGACCAATGTTTGGTCTCACCTGCAGAACGAACTTTAAAAACTTACTCCTCACTTCGTAAGGAAATCCTTCGATTTCCCAAACCCGAAATCAGTGAAAAATTATATGATGCAGACAAAGAAGATCTAATGTTTGTTTTGCATGGATTATCATCTAGCACTCGTTCTGTTTGCCTAGTGGGACACAATCCAAGTTTGGAAGCATTTGGCTCTGCCCTCGTTTTGGGAGACAAAGAACAATCCCTTTTCCATAAATTCCCGACAGCATCCTTTCTCGGACTCAGTTTTTCTGACGATTCTTGGAAAAATCTTAGTTGGGGAAGTTGCCAATTAGTAGTATTCTGGATCCCTGGGCAAATAGGAAAAGAATGA
- a CDS encoding response regulator transcription factor: MESVKIAILEDHSVVTEGIISILKSNPFFSLAGEFRTAADLFQFIESNPIDLLVLDIDLPDRNGIDVLREIKEKHQPTKVIIFSLHGSRVYVEDALKSKADGYMLKSDPISQLPEVIQLVMKGGSFVSDGVSKVQLPFSPFQMEILNLLVQGLSQNEVADRIQKSRKTVEYHLNQMRTKFSCKNNNELISKYEKEIQK, translated from the coding sequence GTGGAATCCGTTAAAATTGCCATCTTAGAAGACCATTCCGTTGTCACTGAAGGAATCATATCTATCCTGAAATCCAATCCTTTCTTTTCCCTTGCCGGAGAATTTCGAACGGCTGCGGATTTGTTTCAATTCATCGAATCAAATCCAATTGATTTGTTGGTTCTCGATATTGATCTTCCCGACCGTAATGGCATTGATGTTTTGCGAGAAATCAAAGAAAAACACCAACCCACAAAGGTGATCATCTTCTCTTTGCATGGCAGTCGAGTGTATGTGGAAGATGCTCTCAAATCCAAAGCAGATGGATACATGCTTAAGTCAGACCCCATCTCACAACTCCCTGAAGTGATTCAACTTGTGATGAAAGGTGGGTCTTTTGTATCCGATGGAGTGAGCAAAGTGCAACTTCCATTTTCACCATTCCAAATGGAAATCCTAAACCTCTTAGTCCAAGGACTTTCGCAAAACGAAGTGGCTGACCGGATCCAAAAATCCAGGAAAACAGTAGAATACCATTTAAACCAAATGAGGACAAAATTTTCCTGTAAAAATAATAACGAACTCATTTCCAAGTACGAAAAAGAAATACAAAAATAG
- a CDS encoding phosphate ABC transporter substrate-binding protein, translating to MKNLSLLFYILITINFVACKDKQTLKVAGSETMNSMMRFLGTEYEKVNSNVRVTVEGGGSESGIDRLRKGEIDMAVSSRALNQAEYDDLRKTGNLEIVRLAYDGVAIVVNPNNPVSKLHLVQTSDIFSGKIKNWKEVGGQDAPISIVIRNDKSGTQDYFQNHILKRRDLGDKEFNTYKSNVFSPNAKIVKDNAEMAKYIQENPNSIGYMGMGSALVDHKDKLKALEYAKTSSKDEPYVTPSIRNVYDRKYKLARELFIIYKTDQGDKIDAFVTYLTSEQGQVAVLQSGYLRSSLPEVEVSAEPVK from the coding sequence ATGAAAAACCTTTCTCTGCTTTTTTACATTTTGATTACAATTAATTTTGTCGCATGTAAGGACAAACAAACCCTTAAAGTGGCTGGATCAGAAACCATGAATAGTATGATGCGATTTTTGGGTACTGAATATGAGAAGGTCAATTCAAATGTTCGTGTAACAGTCGAAGGTGGTGGTTCGGAATCTGGAATTGACCGATTACGAAAGGGAGAAATTGATATGGCAGTTTCTTCTCGAGCACTGAACCAAGCTGAGTATGATGATTTACGAAAAACTGGAAACCTGGAAATTGTACGTCTAGCTTACGACGGTGTGGCTATTGTTGTGAATCCAAACAATCCTGTTTCCAAACTCCACCTGGTGCAAACATCTGATATTTTTTCTGGGAAAATCAAAAACTGGAAAGAAGTAGGAGGCCAAGATGCACCTATTTCCATCGTAATTCGAAATGACAAATCTGGTACACAAGACTACTTTCAAAATCATATTCTAAAAAGAAGGGATTTGGGTGATAAAGAATTTAATACCTATAAATCCAATGTGTTTTCACCCAATGCTAAAATTGTGAAGGACAATGCTGAAATGGCAAAGTACATCCAAGAAAATCCAAATAGCATCGGTTATATGGGAATGGGTTCTGCTCTTGTGGATCACAAAGATAAGTTAAAAGCACTTGAGTATGCAAAAACATCATCAAAAGATGAACCTTATGTGACTCCATCCATTCGTAATGTTTATGATCGTAAATACAAACTAGCTCGTGAACTATTTATCATCTATAAAACAGACCAAGGTGATAAAATAGATGCCTTCGTGACGTATCTCACAAGCGAACAAGGGCAGGTGGCTGTGTTACAATCAGGGTATCTAAGGTCTTCGTTGCCCGAAGTGGAAGTTTCTGCAGAGCCAGTGAAATAG